The genomic region TTCGTCGTCTATACCCGCATGGCCGAGGTCGCGCTGGTCTGGATCCTCGCCGCCGTCGGCGCTTTTGTGGGCTACCGGCGGAAGGCGCCGTGGCTGGCGGCCGCGGCCGGGGCGGTGGCGCCGCTGGTACTGATACCCCTTCAGCCGTATGGCGGCGAGCTGCTCCTGCGTCTGTATCTGTTCAGCCTGCCGTTTGCGGTGTGCCTGGCGGTGCTGCCGCTGATGTCGGACAAAACTGCCGGGCTGAGCCTGCGGCGAGCCCTCGGGCTGCTGCTGATGGGCGCCGTCCTGGCCACGGCCACGGTTGTTTCCCGGTACGGAAATGACGCGATGGAGAGCTTCAACGACGACGAAATCGCTGTGGTGAACCGCCTCTATTCGACTGCGCCTACGGGCGCCGTTCTCATCGAGGCAGTCCGCAACACCCCGTGGAGATTCCAGCACTACGCGGATTACGACTACCGGGCGCTCGTTGCTGCCGAGCCGATCCCCAACGCCCCGCCGCTCAGCTGTGACGCGGCCACCCAGATCGCCCGTAAAGCGGGCGCGTACCTCATTATCACCGAAAGCCAGCAGGAGGCAGCCGAGCTTCGCGGTTCGACTCCCGCAGGCGACCTTCAACGTTTCATCGCCACGTGCGCCAGCAGTCCGGGCTGGACAAAGGTTTACGAAAACGCCGGCGGCGTGATTTTTCACATCGAAGGAGTTAGCAATGGCAAATGAACGCAGTTACGTGAGCTATGCGACGGCGGCCGTCGCCGTAGCGGCCATACCGCTCTCGTTTGTCGGCCCTGAGGGGTTGCGCCTGGCGGTGATAGGCCTGCTGATGCTAGCCGGGCCCGGAACAGCGCTGGTCCTGCTCCTCCGCTTCGACCCGCCACGCTCGGCCCACGCCACCGGGGCGCTTCCCCTCAGCATCGCCATCTCAATTGCCTTCAGCCTCGCGATGTCCACCCTCGTGGCAACGGCGATGGTCTACGCACGGCTCTGGTCACCGCCGGTGGGCGTGTGCCTGCTGTCGATCGTGACCCTCGCCCTTCTGGGCCTTGAGCTCAAGCGGCCAAAGCAAGCCCTGGTGCGTGCAAAATGATCATTTTCCTGACAGGGCTGGCCACCGTGTCGGCGCTCGTGAGTTGTGATGTGCTGCGCGTGTTGAAACCTGACAAGGCGCTTCCGCGGCCCGTGCTGGTCATCACCGCAGCCCTGCTGGCCATAGTCAGCATCTCGGTGGTCGTCCAGCTCGTCCAGCTGGCTCAACTGGCATGACAGAAGCCAACCCACTCGGTGCCACGGCACGAGCCCACATGAAAACGTCGAACCAAGCACGGAAAGAATTGTCAATGAGAAAACTCAAAGCACTCAGCATGGCGGGGACCCTCGGATTGCTCGTAGCCGGTTCCCTTGTTTTTGGGTCCGCCCAGGCCGCGACCGCCGCAACCTGCAGTCCGGCACCGACAAACTCCTATCCCGGCACCATCGTACTCGCCACGGGTTTTGAGGCGGGTGGCTGGTGCGGCCTTGTCCCCCAGGTGTCGGGAACGGGCACGGCAACTATTTCCACCGCTTTCAGGCATTCCGGCACCCGTTCAGCCAAACTGCACGTGACCACGGACTCCGGTTCGCTCGCCAACCTGTCCTCCCCGGCGTTCAGCTCGGGGACCAAGACCTCGTACGCAGACGGCTGGTTCAAAATCACCGTGGCCGGCGTTTCAGGCAATGACGTTCCGTACTTCCGGTTCTTCTCCGGCTCCACACGCGTCGCTGACATCTACCGCTACAACAGCAACGGGCAGCTGTGGCTCCGGGTGACCGCGCCGGACGGCACCTTCGTCTACACGAAGCTGATCGCCGGAAGCATCACTCTGGGCGACTGGCACCACGTCAGCATGCGGGTGACCGCCAACGGGACGGCGTCAACCATCCAGGTGTGGTTCGACGGCGTGCAGCGCTACAGCAGTTCGAGCGTCAAAATGCTCGGGAGCAGCTTGAGCAAGGTACAGCTCGGGGCCGAGCACTACCGGCAGAAGGGCGACGAATACATCGATGACGTGGTCATCAAGCGTTCCTAGGGGAACGTCCTAGGAACCTCCTGGGACCGAGGTCGACCGGGACGCGTGCAGGCGGCAACGGCGACGCTTGATGCTGGCCCGGCCGGTGAGTGGCAGCGGAGGGAACCGTCCCCGCTGCCACTCTCCTGTGCATGCTGTTTTACGTGTGCCGTGCTGTGTGTGTGCTGCGCCGTGATATGCGTGCGGTGTGCCTCGTAGCGCGTGCCGTCCAGGCCCCGTTCCGCGCCCGGACGGTCCTCATTCCGCCGATTTGGCTGACCGCACGAAGTCCCTGATCTTGGCCAGGTCCTTGACGCCGCGTGCCGACTCGACGCCGGAGGAGACATCGACGCCCCAGGCGCCGGCTTCCGCCGCTGCCCGGGCCACGTTGGCCGGATCGAGGCCGCCGGCGAGAAGCCACTTCCGCCCGTCAAGAGCCTTCGCACGTACCGAGCCGTAGTCCCAGGCTTCGCCGGAGCCGGGGACGGCTGCGTCGATCAGGAGCAACTCCTCGCCCCAGTCGTCGAAGGCTTCCGGTGCGGCGGCCATGGTGACGGCACGGATCAGCTTCATGCCGGCGTCGTGCACTGTCCGGACGTCCGCGGGTGAGCGGTCGCCGTGAAGCTGGATCCAGGCCAGGCCGGCCTGGCGGGCGAGGACAACGGCGTCGGCGGCCGCCTCGTGCCGGAACACTCCCACCGCGGGCAGGCCGTCCGGGACGTGGGTGAGGAGGTTCCTGACCTGTTCCGGTGTGACCTCACGGGGGCTGCGGGTCAGGACGAAGCCGACCGCGTCCGCGCCGGCGCCGGCCGCGGCGCGGACGGAATCCGGGGTGCTGAGACCGCACACTTTGACAAACATTCGGGCTCCTTCTGCACGCTTCCTGCCTCTGACGTTAGCAAGGCCGCGCCGCTGCCACCGACTTTGCGTCGCCGGCAGGACCGGCAACAGCCCCCACGGCGGCCGGCACCCCGGTGCGGGAGGCGCGTCGGAGCTGCCAACCGCAGCAGGGCCGGCGCCCCGGTGCGGGCCGATAGGCTGGAGCCGGCCGATAGGCTGGAGCCATGGAGATCATCCGCTATGCCGAACTCAAAGCAAGCCCCTGGCGCAACGGCGGCGGCGTAACACGCGAACTGGCACGTTATCCGCGAATGCCGTCCGCGCAGGACACCGCCTGGGACTGGCGGGTTAGCATTGCCGAGGTTTCCAAGGCGGGCGCCTTTTCCACCTTTCCCGGGATGGACCGCGTGCTGACCGTGATTGAGGGCGAATTGCTGCTCCTGAGCGTCGACGGCGCCGAGCACCCGCTCGAGAAGTACCGGCCGTTCCGGTTTTCCGGCGACGCGGACTCTGCCGGGGCCCTGCCCACCGGAGACATCAGGGACCTGAACGTCATCACCCGCAACGGCGCCTTCAAGGGCTACACGTCCATCATCGAGTTGTCCAAGAAACGCGCCCATCCGGTGTTCGCGGGCCAGTTCGGCATCCTCCTGCAGGGCTCCGCCACCGTCAGCCCCGGAACCGCGGCCGGCCCCGCGACTGGACCCACGCCCGACGCCGGCCTGCCCTCCGGGGTGACCGAGGCTGAGGCGGAGACAGCGGCGGAGCGCGTGGAGCTGAACCGTTACGACGCCGTCGTCGGCTCCGACACGGCGACGCCGGAAATCCTGGGCCGCGGCTTCCTGGTGGTCGTGTCCATTGACCCGGCGGCCTGACGGGCCAAGGGAGCCCCTTACTCCGCCTTCACGCGGGCCTCGCTGACGCCGACGGAGTCCCCGGAGAGCCGCTGCGCGAGCCAGATGGGAACGATCGAGACCACGATCAGCACGACGGCGACGACGTTGACCACCGGCGCCTGGTTCGGCCGGAAGAGGTTCTGCAGGATCCAGATCGGCAGCGTGGTCTCGCCGGCCCCGATCGTGAACGTGGTCACGATGATCTCGTCGAAGCTCAGCGCGAACGCCAGCAGGCCGCCGGCCAGCAGGGCGGAACGCAGCTGGGGGAATGTCACCAGGCCGAACGTGGTGAAGACGCCGGCGCCGAGATCGGCGGAGGCTTCCTCCAGGCCGGCACTCATTCGGCGTAGCCGGGCAATGACATTGTTGAACACGGTCACCATGCAGAACGTCGCGTGCGCGATCACCACGGTCCACAAGCTCAGCGGCACCCCCAGGATGGTGGTGAACATGTTGTTCAGGGCGATGCCGGTGACAACGCCGGGCAGCGCGATCGGCAGGATCACCAGGAGGCTGATGACGTCGCGGCCGAAGAACTTGTAACGCTGCAATGACATCGCCAGCAGCGTGCCCAGCAGCAGCGAGACGAGGGTCGCGACCACTGCCACCCACAGCGAGGACACAACGGCCTCCCTGACCCCGGGCGAGTCAAAAGCCTTGCCCCACCACTCCAGCGTGAAGCCCTTGGGCGGCCAGCCGAACGTCCGGTCCGCGTTGAACGAGTTCACCACTACCAGCATCAGCGGGGTGTAGATGAACAACAGCACCAGCCCGGAAACGACACCCAGGACCACTTTGGCGCTACGGGACAGTCTCATGATGCGCCTTTCGCTACAGGCTGTTCAGGGCGCCGGAACGGCGGACGATGAAAAGGTAGAACATGATGATGGCGATCGGAACCAGCGATACCGCAGCGGCAAAGGGCAGGTTGTTCGCGGCGCCGACGTTGGCGTAGACCACCGTGCCGAGCATCTGGGTGGCCCCGCCGACGATCTGCGCGGTGATGTAGTCGCCCAGGGACAGAGAGAACGTGAAGATCGTGCCGGCGATGATGGAGGGGACCAGCAGCGGAAGCATCACGAGGCGCATGGTGGTCAGCGGCTTCGCGCCCAGGTCCCCGGAGGCTTCCAGCAGGGAGTCGGGCACCCGGTCAAAGCCCGCGTAAATCGGCAGGATCATGTACGGCAGCCAGATGTAGGACAGGGTCAGGATCACGGCGGTCTCGCCGTAGCCCGGCGACGACAGGCCGATCGGCGCCCCCAGCCACTCCAGCAGGCCGCCCTCGGCGAGGACATTCCGCCAGGCGTAGGCCTTGACGAGGTAGCTTGCCCACAGCGGCATCAGCACGGCCACGACGAGCAGTTTCTCCCAGCGGGCGCCGGCCACCTTGGCGATGAAGAACGCGATAGGCAGGGCCAGGATCATGTCGATCACGGTGACCGCCACGGCGATCCACAACGTCCGCAGCGTGATCCGCTGATACACCGGATCAGTCAGGACCGTGACGATGTTCTCGGTGGTCCAGACCGTGGACACCTCCCCGGTGAAGGTGTCCACGGTCCAGAATGCGGTGATCAGAAGGGCTGCCAGGGCGGCGATGTAGACGAGCACCAGCCAGCCGGCCGGGGCCGTGAGCAGCGCGGCAAGCCTCAGCCGGGGCCGGCGGTGAAGCAGCGCCGAGAAAGTGTTGGCCTTCGCCCGGGGCACGCCGCCGGAGCCGCGGGGTGAGCCGGGCGGCAGGTGTTGCGTCTGAATAGCCATCTCGCCTTAGTTTCTGCCGGCCGTCGGGGCCGGCTGTTCTGTCCTGATTCGGGGCTGCCTGGGGCCCGGAATCAGCCCTTGATTTCCGTCCAGGACTTGGTCCATTGCGAATAGTCGGTGCACTTGACGTCCTTGCGGCCGTCGAGGCAGTCGGCCACCGGGGTGGTCCAGTACCAGATCTTTTCGGCGTAGGCCGTATCACCGGAGTGGTAGGTCTCGCAGTGCTTGGGATCCTTGGTCAGCTCGCAGGACTTGGCATTGGCCGGGGATTCGCCAAAGTATTCCGCCACCTGGGCGTTCACCTTGGGACTGGCAATGTAGTCAAGCCACTTGTAGGCGCAGTTCTGGTTCTTGGTCTTGGACCCGATCATCCAGGTGTCCGACCAGCCGGTGGCGCCTTCTTCCGGAACGAGGGTCGCGACCTTGGCGCCGTCGGTCGCCGCGATGTTCGCCCCGACCTGCCAGGTGGTGCCGACCACGGTGCTCCCGGAGGTGAAGGCCTGGACCTCCTTGACGACGTCGCTCCAGTACTCGCCGATGTGGGTGCGCTGCTGCTTGAGCAGATCCACGGCGGCGGCCAGCTGGTCCTTGTCGAGGGCGTAGGGGTTCTTGATGTTCAGCTCCGGCTTGTGCGCCATGAGGTATACGGCGGCGTCGGCAATGTAGATGGGTGAATCGTAGGCCGTGACCTTGCCGGTGTTCTTGGCGGCGTCGTCAAACACCGCGCTCCAGGAAGTGGGGGCCGGGGTGACCTTGTCCGTGGAGTACATCAGCAGGTTGGCGCCCCAGCCGTGGGGCATCCCGTAGTTGATGCCGTTGACAGTGTTCCAGGCCTTGTCCTTCAGGAACGGGTAGATGTCCGGGTAGTTCTTCAGCAGGCTCATGTTGACCGGCTGGACATCCTGGCCGGCGATCAGGCGCAGTGAGGCATCACCCGACGCCGAGACGACGTCGTACTGCCCGGTGCGCATGAGCGTCACGGCCTCGTCGGAGGTGCCGAACGGCTTGAAGCTGACCTTGCACTGGGTCTCTTGTTCGAACGGATGAACCCAGTCCACCGCCGGGTCATTGCTGCCGTCCTCGACATACCCGGGCCATCCGAGGATGGACAGCTGGCCTTCACCGGTGCCGATCTCGGTCTTGACCGGCTGCGCTGACGGCGAGGAACCCGATCCGCCGCTTGTTCCGCAACCGGACAGCGCGAGCGCTGCCGCCGCAACCACCCCGACCACGAGGGAGGCCTTCGTTCTTGGTGCCATGATCCTTACCTTTCGATGTGGGGTAAATCTGTGGGCGGGGCCCGGCGTCAGGAGCCGTGGGCCGGAAGCCAGACGACGGCGTCGTCGTCCCAGCTGACGGTGACGGACCGGTTCACCAGCTCCGCATCGCTGCCGGGAAGCTTTTCCGGGACGAGAGCGACGACGACGGGCCCGTCGTC from Arthrobacter sp. NicSoilB8 harbors:
- a CDS encoding phosphoribosylanthranilate isomerase — translated: MFVKVCGLSTPDSVRAAAGAGADAVGFVLTRSPREVTPEQVRNLLTHVPDGLPAVGVFRHEAAADAVVLARQAGLAWIQLHGDRSPADVRTVHDAGMKLIRAVTMAAAPEAFDDWGEELLLIDAAVPGSGEAWDYGSVRAKALDGRKWLLAGGLDPANVARAAAEAGAWGVDVSSGVESARGVKDLAKIRDFVRSAKSAE
- a CDS encoding HutD family protein → MEIIRYAELKASPWRNGGGVTRELARYPRMPSAQDTAWDWRVSIAEVSKAGAFSTFPGMDRVLTVIEGELLLLSVDGAEHPLEKYRPFRFSGDADSAGALPTGDIRDLNVITRNGAFKGYTSIIELSKKRAHPVFAGQFGILLQGSATVSPGTAAGPATGPTPDAGLPSGVTEAEAETAAERVELNRYDAVVGSDTATPEILGRGFLVVVSIDPAA
- a CDS encoding ABC transporter permease, which encodes MRLSRSAKVVLGVVSGLVLLFIYTPLMLVVVNSFNADRTFGWPPKGFTLEWWGKAFDSPGVREAVVSSLWVAVVATLVSLLLGTLLAMSLQRYKFFGRDVISLLVILPIALPGVVTGIALNNMFTTILGVPLSLWTVVIAHATFCMVTVFNNVIARLRRMSAGLEEASADLGAGVFTTFGLVTFPQLRSALLAGGLLAFALSFDEIIVTTFTIGAGETTLPIWILQNLFRPNQAPVVNVVAVVLIVVSIVPIWLAQRLSGDSVGVSEARVKAE
- a CDS encoding ABC transporter permease encodes the protein MAIQTQHLPPGSPRGSGGVPRAKANTFSALLHRRPRLRLAALLTAPAGWLVLVYIAALAALLITAFWTVDTFTGEVSTVWTTENIVTVLTDPVYQRITLRTLWIAVAVTVIDMILALPIAFFIAKVAGARWEKLLVVAVLMPLWASYLVKAYAWRNVLAEGGLLEWLGAPIGLSSPGYGETAVILTLSYIWLPYMILPIYAGFDRVPDSLLEASGDLGAKPLTTMRLVMLPLLVPSIIAGTIFTFSLSLGDYITAQIVGGATQMLGTVVYANVGAANNLPFAAAVSLVPIAIIMFYLFIVRRSGALNSL
- a CDS encoding ABC transporter substrate-binding protein encodes the protein MAPRTKASLVVGVVAAAALALSGCGTSGGSGSSPSAQPVKTEIGTGEGQLSILGWPGYVEDGSNDPAVDWVHPFEQETQCKVSFKPFGTSDEAVTLMRTGQYDVVSASGDASLRLIAGQDVQPVNMSLLKNYPDIYPFLKDKAWNTVNGINYGMPHGWGANLLMYSTDKVTPAPTSWSAVFDDAAKNTGKVTAYDSPIYIADAAVYLMAHKPELNIKNPYALDKDQLAAAVDLLKQQRTHIGEYWSDVVKEVQAFTSGSTVVGTTWQVGANIAATDGAKVATLVPEEGATGWSDTWMIGSKTKNQNCAYKWLDYIASPKVNAQVAEYFGESPANAKSCELTKDPKHCETYHSGDTAYAEKIWYWTTPVADCLDGRKDVKCTDYSQWTKSWTEIKG